AGGCGCGCCACTCGACCCGTGGGCCCCGGCGTTCGCGGGGGTGACGCGCCTGCGGGGCAGTGCGCGCCGCCCTACAATCGACGGCTTTGCCCGCCGCACCGCCTTGCCGGCGCCCGGTACCGCTGCTCATGTCCGCCCCGTCGCCCCGCCTGCTCCACCTCGATGCCCTCAAGGCCCTGGCCGCCCAGGCCATCGTGTGGCACCACCTCGTGAGCTACGGCCCCATCGCCGACACGGTGCAGGAACTGATGCCGGAGGTCACCGACCTGCTGTTCCACCACGGCCGCATGGCGGTGCAGGTGTTCCTCGTGGTCGGCGGTTTCCTCAGTGCCCGCGCCCTCGCGCCGCGCCGCGAAGCGCTGCAGGGCTCGCTCGCGCAGGTGGGCCTGCTGATCGGGCGCCGCTGGCTGCGGCTCGCGCTGCCCTTCTTCGCCGCGGTGCTGCTGACCCTCGGCTGTTCCGCGCTGGTGGCCGACTGGCTGCCGGACCTCGTGCCCCACTCGGTGGGCCTGGCGCAACTGCTGTCGCATGCGCTGCTGCTGCACGGCGTGCTGGGCCACGAGTCGCTGACGGTGGGCGCCTGGTACGTGGCGATCGACCTGCAGCTGTTCGCGCTGTTGCTCGGCCTGCTGTGGTGCGCGGGGCGGTTCCGGCGGTCGAGGTGGATGGCGCCGGTGCTGGTGCTCGCGGCGGTGGCGGCCTCGCTGTGGGTCTTCAACCGCGACCCGTCCCTCGACAACTGGGCGCCCTACTTCTTCGGTGCCTACGGCCTCGGCGTGCTGGTGCACTGGCTCAGCGCCAGCCGCTGGCGCGAACGCTGGCTGGCCCTGCTGTGCGCGATGGTGCTGGCCGCGCTGGCCCACGACTTCCGCGGCCGCATCGCGCTCGCGCTGGTGACGGCCCTCGTGCTCGCCTTGCTGCAATGGCGCCACCAGGGCGGCCGCCCGCTGCTGCCGGCCGGGCGGCCTGCCGCACTGCTCGGGCACCTCGGCACCCACTCGTACGCCCTCTTCCTCGTGCACTTCCCCATCTGCCTGCTGGTCAACGGCCTGTTCGAGCAGAAGGACCCGACGCAGCAGGGCGCGGCGCTGATGGCCATCGTCAGCGCCTGGCTGCTGAGCAACGCCGCCGCGGTGCCGTTCCACCGCTGGGTGGAGCGGCCGGCCGGACGCCTGCGCTGGCCGCGCTGGGGCCTGCAGCGGGCCTGACGTTTCTGCACAATGGACGGTGAGGACTCCACCATGCCGACCCGACCTGCCCCACGCACCGAAGCCGAGGTGCGCACCGACCTCGCCGCCGCCTACCGCCTCGCGGCCCTGGCCGGCTGGGACGACACGATCTACACGCACCTGTCGGCCGCCGTGCCCGGAGAGCCGGGCGTCTACCTGCTGAACGAGTTCGGGCTGGGCTTCGACGAGGTGTGTGCGTCGAACCTCGTGAAGGTGGACGTGCGAGGCCGCGTGGCCGACGGCACGGGCCGCCGCGTGAACCCGAGCGGCTTCGCGATCCACGGCGCCATCCACGTCGCGCGTCCCGACGTCGAATGCGTGATCCACCTCCATGCGCCGTGGGGCGTGTCGCTGTCGATGCTGCCGGACGGCCTGCTGCCCACGTCGCAGTGGGCCATGCGCCTGCACGGGCGCCTGGGCCGCCATGCCTACGAAGGGCTGGCGCTGGGCGCCGAGGAGCAGCAGCGCCTCGTGGCCAACCTCGGCACGCTCGACGGTCTGATCCTCGAGAACCACGGCACACTGACGGTCGGCCGCTCGGTGGCCGAGGCCTTCCTGCTGATGCACATCCTCGAACGTGCCGCCCGGGCCCAGCTGCGCGCGATGGCCGCGACGGGCGGCCGGGTGCTCACGGCGAACCCTGATCTCGCCGCCCTCACCCACCGCCAGTGGGTGGGCGACGGCACCGAGCGGGACGGCGATGCCGAATGGCCCGCGCTGCTGCGGCGCGCGGACCGGCTGTCGCCGGGCTTCCGCGATTGAACCCACCCTGAAAGGACCCCTTCATGCCCACCCTCCGCGTCGAACTCTTCGAAGGCCGCACGCCCCAGCAGAAAGCCGAACTGGCGAAGGAACTCACCGAGGCCTGCGTGCGCGTGCTCGGCGGCAGCCCCGACGCCGTCGACATCCTGTTCTTCGACGTGGCGAAGCAGGACTGGTCGACCGGCGGGGTGATGTGGAGCGACAAGGGGAAGTGACCCGACCGGGTCACCGGCCCGCCAACGCCAGCGCGTCCGCACCGGCCGGCGTCCGCATCGGGGCCGACGGATCGGTCACCGCGTGCCACACGGCCTCGGCCACGTCGGCCGCGTGCGTGACCGGTGTCGAGGTGTCCCGCACCGCCGCGAACACGCGCTCGCGGAAGTCGCTGTACGCCCCGTGGTCGCTGCCCTCCATGCGGCGGCGGGCGTTGTCCCCGAAGCTCGTGCCCGGCGCGCGGCCCGGCAGCACCAGGCGCACCCGCACGTCGAACGGGGCCAGTTCCAGTGCCAGCGATTCGGTGAACGCGTTCACCGCCGCCTTGCTCGCGGTGTAGACCGCCAGCAGGGGCAGCGGCAGCAGCGTCACGCTCGACGTCACGTTCACGACCACGCCCGACCGCCGGAGGCGGAACTGCGGCAGCACCGCCTGCGTCATCGCGATCGTGCCGAACGTGTTGGTCTCGAAGAGGTCGCGCACGCCGGCGAGCGTGATGCCCTCGACCGGCCCCAGCCAGCCCACGCCGGCGTTGTTGACCAGCGCATCGAGGGGTCCGGCCGCATCGATGCACCGGGCGATGCTCCCGGGGTCGGTGACGTCGAGCGGCAGGATGCGGATGCGGTCGGACCGCGGCAGCACGTCCTCGCGCGGCGTGCGCATCGTCGCGACGACACGCCAGCCCTGGTCGGCGAAATGCCGCGCGGTCTCCAGGCCGAAGCCGGACGAACAGCCGGTGATCAGGACAGTGGACGGGTGGGACATCGGGAAACTCCTTCAGGGGGTGGAGCCTGAACGATAGGCAGCGGCCGCCGGACTGACTACACTTCAGAGTCCTTGGTTTTGTCGAAAGCGTCCGGCATGGTGGACCCGCTGGCCGAAGTCGTGTCCCTGCTGCAACCCACCGCGCCGTTCTCGAAACTGGTGGTGGCGTCGGCGCCCTGGGCGGTGCGGCGCGCCGACACCGGGCGTCCCTTCTACTTCGTGGTGCTCGAAGGCGGCTGCCGCCTGCACGTCGACGGCCCCTCCGGCGGCGCCTCGATCCCGCTCGACGGAGGCGACTTCGTGCTGATTCCCGCCGCCCGCGGTTTCGCCACCTCCAGCCGGGACCGCGAGCCTCCGCGTGAAGGCGAGGCCGTCACCACGCCGATCGCCCCCATGCCCGGTGGTGCGCGCGTCGGTGACCCGAACGGGCCGGTGGACGCGCGCCTGCTCGTCGGCCACTGCGTGTTCGGATCCCCCGACGCCGCGCTGCTGGTGTCGCTGCTGCCGCAGTGGATCCACGTGCGCGGCGATCACCGCCTGTCGATGCTGGTCCAGTTGGTGGGCGAGGAATCCCGCGCCGATCGGCCCGCGCGGGACATCGTCCTGGCCCGGCTGCTCGAGGTGCTGCTGATCGAGGCCCTGCGTTCGGCGGCCGGCACGGCGGGTTCCGCGGGCCTCGTGCGGGGCCTGGCCGATTCGAGGCTCGCCCTGGCGCTTCGGTGCATGCACGAGCGGCCCGGCGCCCCCTGGACCATCGACGAACTCGCGCGCGAGGCGGCGATGTCGCGCTCGGCCTTCTTCGAGCGGTTCAGCCGCACCGTGGGCGTCGCCCCGATGGCCTACCTGCTGGCCTGGCGCATGGCGCTCGCGAAGCAGCTGCTGCGACAACGGGAACTCGCCATCGCCGACATCGCAGAACGTGTGGGCTACAGCACGGTCAGCACCTTCGGCGTGGCCTTCACGCGGCACGCGGGCATGCCGCCCGGCCGCTATGCCCGCACCGCGGCCGGCGACCCGGGCGAAGCGCCCGCGGCCGCCTGACGCGCCCCTCAGTTGCCGTAGATGGCGAACTCGAAATACCGCGACCAGGCGGGATCGAACTCGACGTCCAGCGTGTCCGCGGCGATGCCGTCGCGCGACAGCAGCGGCGCCAGCGCCGCGCGCGCGCGCTCCACGTCGGCGACGTAGTACACGGCTCGCCGGCGACCGCCCCGCGTGACCACGAGCGTCAGGATGCCGAGGCGGGACTGCTCGAGCACGGTGGCCGCCTGGTCCTGGAAGGCGTGGGCCGCCGACAGGGCGTCGCTGTCGGGCACCGGCAGGTCGAGCGTGAGCGCATGCACGAGGTCGGCCCGCATGGCCACCGCGTTCGCGCTTCGGTTGATGCTCACCACGAGGGTGTCCACCGCGTCGTCGTTGTTCGCCTGGAGGGTCACGCCCGACCATTCGTACTCGCCGTCGGGGAAGTCGCCGGTGCGCCCCAGCACGTCGCGCCAGTGCGCGTCGAACACGCGGGCGAAACTCTCGAGCGGTGTCCATGGCGCCTCGAGGTCGGGCACGTCGTCGGTGAAGTCGACCGCGCCCACCTTCACGGCGAAGTCGTACTCGCCGAGCACGTGGTCCAGCAGGATGTACGCCATCTGCTGCGCGTGGTCCTGCATGTCGTCGGGCACCTCGACGTCGAAGCGGATCTGCAGCGCGATGCGGCCGTCGTCCTCGCCGCAGGCGACGAGCAGGTCGCTGGTGTCGAGCGAGAAGTCGCCCATGCGGATGCCGAACTCGCCGTTCTTCGTGCGTTCGCGGAAGGCGCGCACGGTGTGGTGCTCGAGCGGCGGCGCCTCGGCCACCAGCTGCAGCAGCAGCGGGAAGCGCTCCAGGTCGCCGTGGGCCGTGGCGGTGATCTCGTGCACGGCATCGCTCTCCTGGCCCTGCACCTCCAGCGCGAGGCCACTCACGTGGCGCTCGAGGATTTCATTGGCGCGTTCGACCCGCTCGCGCAGCGGACGGGACTTGAGTTCGTCCTCGGCCAGGAGGAAGGCTTGCCAGAAGGCCTGGATTTCGGGGGAGACCGCCATGGGGTTCGGGTGTGCGTGTTCGGACAGGTGAGCAGTATTCCAGAAGTGGGCGGCGCGCTCGCAGGGCTCGTCGTCCCGAGGGCCGAGGTCAGAACAACTCGACGTCGCCGATCTTCGAGCCGTCTTCCAGCTCGCCACGCGCCACGAGGTCGGTGTGGCTCTGCACCTGGTCGCGGCCGTGCGCCTTCGCGAAGTACACGGCCTTGTCGGCGCGCTCGAACGCGGCGCTGGGCGTGTCACCGGGCTTGACCTCGGTGAAGCCGATGCTGATGGTGATGGAGCCCACCTGCGGGAACGGATAGGTCTTCGTGTTCGCGCGCATGCGCTCGAGGGCCTGGCGCGCGTCGTCGTCGGTGGCGCAGCGCATCAGCACCACGAACTCCTCGCCGCCGAAGCGGTACAGGCGGTCGTGGTAGCGGAAGCTGCTGCGCATCAGGCGCGACAGCAGCAGCAGCACCTCGTCGCCGATCAGGTGCCCGTAGTTGTCGTTGACGCTCTTGAAGTGGTCGATGTCGATCACGCCCAGCCAGTACCGGTGCGTGGAGGCCACGTGGCGGCGGCCGTCGGGCGACGTGGCCACGGCCATCGCCTCGGTCATCGGCGGCGAGTTGGTGGCCTTCAGGAAACTCTCGTCGAAGGTCTTGCGGTTGAGCAGGCCCGTCAGCGTGTCGCGTTCGCTGTAGTCGAGCAGGCCCTGGAAGTTGCGGTAGATGCGCAGGATGCTGCCCACCATGCGCACGTCCTCGTCCTTCAGCGGCGTGCGGCTCTCGATCTCCATGACGCCCACGACCTCGCGGTCGGTGCGCACGGGGAAGATGCTGCGGCTCAGGCTGCCGGGCAGCGTGACCACGCTGGTCTCGCCGGCCATGGCCTGCACGCGGGCGGGGAACAGGTCCAGGCGGGGCAGCGACTCGGTGTCGGCCCACACCGGGTCGGCCGTGGCCACCGCGTCGCTTTCACCCAGGCGCGCCCGGGTGATCCAGTGCTCCTGGCCGCGCTCGCCCACCACCCGGTAGATGGCCACCGAGATGGGGCGCAGCAGGTCCCGCAACGCGTTGACCAGCGTGACGTCCAGGATGTCCCGGTCCCGAAAACCGGTCATCTCCGCCAGGTGATCGACCAGTTGAGACATGGGGTACTGCGCGCCTCGGCAAAGCGTTGAAGGACGGATCAGGCAGGCGCCGCCACGGAGGTGGTGTACCGCGCGATCAATGCCAACAAGTCTTCCTCGGAATAGGGCTTGCCGAGGTAGTGGTCTACACCCAGTTCGGCCGCGTAATCGCGGTGCTTTTGCGCAATCCGCGACGTGATCATGATGATCGGCAGGTCGCTCATGCGGGCATCACCGCGGATGTTGCGGGCGAGGTCGAAGCCGTCCATGCGCGGCATCTCGATGTCGCTCAGCACCACCTGCGGCCGTTCCTCGGCCAGGCGTTCGAGCGCTTCGATGCCGTCCTTGGCCAGCGTGACGCGGAAGCCTTCGCGGGTCAGCAGGCGCTGCGTGACGCGGCGCACCGTGAGCGAATCGTCCACCACCAGCACGAGCGGTGCGAGGTGCTGGTGCGCCTCTTCCACCGTGGGCTTGACCACCTGCTGCTCCGGCGACAGGCGCGCGGCCTGCGTGGCCTGGCGTGCGGCATCGCCGTACAGCGTGGCCAGCGCCACCGGGTTGTAGATCAGCGCGACCGAGCCGGAGGCCAGCAGCGTCATGCCCGCGAGACCCGGCAGGCGCGACAGCTGCGGCCCGAGGTTCTTCACGACCACTTCCTGCGTGCCCAGCACTTCGTCGACGTGCAGTGCGACGCGCTGCTGCGCGCTTCGCACCACCACGACCGGACGGGTGCGGCCGGCTTCGCCGCTGACCGGCGTCTGCTGCAGCAGCGCGCCGAACCAGAAGAACAGCATGGACCGTTCGGCCAACGTGTAGCTGCCCGACTGGTACGCGTGCTCGATCTCCTCGACCGACAGGCGGCGCACGATCTCGATCAGCGTGGCGGGCACGGCCACGATGCTGTCGCCGCAGCGGAGCATCACGACCTGCGTCACCGCGGTGGTCAGCGGCAGCACCAGCGTGAAGCCGGTGCCCTGGCCTGCGGCCGTGGCGGTCTCGATGCGGCCGCCCATGGCGTTCACCTCGGAGCGGACCACGTCCATGCCGACGCCGCGGCCGGCGAGTTCGGTCACCGTCTCGGCGGTGGAGAAGCCCGGCATGAAGATCAGGTTGGCGAGTTCGCCGTCGCTGTGTTCGCTGCCCGGGGCGATGAGGCCCATCTTCTCGGCCTTGTCACGGATGCGCGAGAGGTTCAGGCCGGCGCCGTCGTCGCGGAACTCGACGCCGACTTCGTTGCCTTCCTGGCGCAGCACCACGACGATGTTGCCGACCGGGTCCTTGCCCGCAGCCGTTCGGACCTCGGGCGACTCGATGCCGTGCGTGACGCAGTTGCGCAGCAGGTGTTCGAAGGCCGGCGTCATCCGGTCGAGCACGCCGCGGTCGATTTCGATCGAGCCGCCGATGATGTCGAGGCGGACCTGCTTGCCGGTTTCCTTCGCGGCCTGGCGCACGACCCGGTACAGGCGGTCGGACTGGCTTTCGAATTCGACCATGCGGGTGCGCAGCAGGTCGTCCTGCAGGTCACGCGTCAGGCGGGCCTGGGCGGCCAGTTCGTCTTCCGTGGTTTCCAGCGTGCGCTGGAGCGAGCGCTGCACCGTGGCCACGTCGTTGACGGACTCGGCCATCATGCGCGTCAGTTCCTGGAAGCGCGTGAAGCGGTCGGACTCGAGCGGGTCGAAGGTCTCGTGGGCGGCCTTGGCGGCCTCCTGGCGCGAGATCATCTGCGTTTCGGCCTGGAACTCGATGTCGCGCAGCTGCTGGCGCAGGCGCTCCAGGTTGTCCGTCAGGTCGCCGAGCGAACCGCGGATGTTGCCGACCTCGGCCTCGATCCGCGAACGCGTGATGCTGACCTCACCGGCCTGGTTCACCATGCGTTCGAGCAGCGGACCGCGCACGCGCACGGCGGCGTTGGCCGCGGCCACCGGCTGGTGGGTGGGCGTGTCGAGGTCCGGGGCGCTTTCGGCGAAACGCGACCAGTCGATCTCGTTGGAGACCGGGGCGGCGGGCGGCAGGTCCACCAGCGGCGCGGCGGCCGTGTCGGACGCGGCGGCGTGCACGATGGGCACCACCGACACCGGCTCGATCACCGGCAGCGCGGGGATGGCTTCGAGGGCGGCGGGCGTGGTGTGCGGCTCGACGGCCACCACCGGCTCCTCGGCCGTGGGCGTGTCGAGGGCTTCTTCTGCCTCGGCGTAGGCCTGGGCGTCGCGCGACTTCAGCGCTTCGAAGGCGCCGCTCAGCGCGTCGGCGCGGGACTCGAGGCGTTCGACGTCGGCCGCCGTGGCGTTCTCGGCCTGCAGCAGGTGCTCGATGGCGGTCTCGAGGCGGTGCGCCATTTCGCCGAGGCGCATGGCGCCGGCGAGGCGGGCACCGCCCTTGAGCGTGTGCAGCGTGCGCATGCACGACGCGGCGTGGGCGTTGTTCTCGGGCTGGCGGGTCCAGTCGCGCAGGGCGGCGGACAGCTGCGGCAGCAGTTCCTCGGCCTCTTCCTCGAAGATCGGGAAGAGTTCGGCGTCGACCGCGTCGACGGCGTCGATGTCCTCGTCGTCTTCGTCGCGGTCGGCACGGAACGGCGCGGCGGAGGCCACGGGTGCGGCCACCGGCAGCGGCGTGAAGGCCTTGAACTCGGCCTGGCCCAGTTCACCCGGTTCGGGCAACGAGCCGAAGGCGGATTCGCGGGCTTCGGCCGGAGCCTGGGCCGCAGGTTCGAACGCGGGTTCCGGCAGCCGCTCGGCTGCGGGCTGCACTTCGGGCAGCGCCAGCGCCTCGGCTTCCGCGGCCTGCAGGTCGACCTCGAGGGCTCCCGGGCGGGTGTCCTGCACCGGCACGTCGGCCGCGGGCGGTGCGGCCTCGGCCAGCGCCTCGGTCAACGACTCGGGTTCGGCGTCGAGCAGCAGGTCGGGTTCGTCGTCGCCACGCGCGGCCTGCGCGTCGACGGCGGCGTTGGCTTCTTCCAGGCGGCGTGCCGAGCTGACCTCGTGTTCGGCGAGACGCTCGAGCAGTTCCGGCGCCGGGGCCTTCAGGAAACCGGCGGCGAACTGGTGCAGCAGGCGGCGGACTTCTTCCGCGGCCTCGACGAACAAGCGGCCTTCTTCCGGCGTGCCATGGCCGATGGCCTGCGAGCGCATCAGCGCGTGTTCGAGCGTGCGGGCGAGCTGCGACAGGTCGGCGAAGCCCACCGTGGCGGAACTGCCGGCCAGCGAGTGCGCGAGCGCGATGGGCATCTCGCCCACCGGGCGGTGCAGCTCCATCGCCCACTCGGCCACTTCCGTGGTGAGCTTGCGCGACAGCTCGTCGGCTTCGTTCAGGTAGATGTTGAACAGCGGGATGCTGATGCGCAGCGGGCCGACGATGCGGACCTGGTCGTCGTCGACGAACGGGGCCGGCTCTTCGACGGCGGCCTCGATGGCCTCCACGGCCTCGGCGAATTCGATGGTCTCGGGTTCGCCGGCCGGCTCGGCGGCGGCCACGGGCACGGCGTCGTCGAACGGGATGTCGAGGTGGTCGATCTCGGCGGCGGGGAAGTCGACGAGTGCACCCGGTGCGGTGTCCTGGCGCGGTTCGATGACCGTGCGCTCCTCGGCGACGGGCGCGGCTGCGACGGCGGGCACGGCATCGCCGAACACGTCGTCACCGAGGTCGAGTTCGATCAGTTCCACCGACTCGGCGGCGGGCAGCGCGTCGAGTTCGACGGCCTGCGGCACGTCCAGCGACGACAGCACGGCTTCTTCAGCCGGCAGGCCGGCCGTGAGGTCGACCACCGGCGCATCGGCCGGCTCGGCCGCGGGCGGCACGGTGACCGGCGGGGTGTCGTCGAAGGCACCCAGGTCGAGGTCGAAGCTGAGTTCCGGCAGGGCCTCGGCGACCGGCACGGCCGCGGCTTGCACCGGCGCTTCGGGCGGGATGTCGGCGACGGGCGCCAGATCGAGGTCGAGGTCGAACGACTCGATGGTCTCGACGGCCTGGGCCACCGGCAGTTCGGGGGTTTCGACCGGCGCGGGCGCCGGAGCCACCACGGGCGCCTCGGCGGGCGTGTCGAGCGCCAGCGACATCAGGGGCAGCGCGGCCGCCTCGGCGGACGGCGTGGCGATGTCGCCGACGGGTTCGCCGCGGCCGAAGGCTTCGGCCGCCTTCACGAGCGGGCCGGACTTCCAGCCATGGGCGGTCTGGTTCGCGATGGCCTCGATCCAGTCGGCGAGGTGGTTCAGCGCCTTGTGGGAGAAGTCGAGCAGGGCCGGCGTGGCGGCGTTCTGTCCGGCGAGCCAGGTGTTGTAGAGCTGTTCGCAGGCCCAGGCCGCGTCACCGAACTCCTTCAGCCCGACCATGCGGGAACTGCCCTTGAAGGTGTGGAACGCGCGGCGCACCGCGGTGAGTTGTTCGACGTCGCCGGGGGCGGCGGCCAGCTGGGCGAGCGAATCGCGCGCCTCGCCGACCTTCTCGCGCGCTTCCTCGAGGAAGATCTCGCGCATCTCGGGGTCGTCGGCCAGGTCGGCGCCCGGGGCGCTGGCGGCGGGGGCCGCGACCGGCGCAGCCACCGGGGCCGGCGCGGGTGCGGGAGCGGATTTCGCGGCCGGCAGCGGCAGCGGGTCGAGCGCGACGGCATCGCCGGCGGTGATGACGAAGTCGTTGAGGGCTTCGGAGAGCTGCTCGCGGGCCTCGGTGACCTCGGCCAGACCCTGGGCCTGTTCGATGTTGTGCTGGGCCTGCTCGATGGTGGCGACGAGGCCGGCCTGGTCGGCGGCTTGTGCTTCCTGCTGCAGGTGTTCGAGTTCGTTCGACAGCGCGTCGAGCGGCATGCGTTCGCTGACGGCGGCCTCGGCCAGGGCCTGGGCCTGCTCGATCACGCGTGGCTCGACCGTGGGCGCCATCTTGGGCACCGCGAGGTTCGTGGCGCTGCGCGCGGCGGCGCTGCGGCCCATCAGCGGGCTCAGCGCGCCGGTGAGGGGGTCGAACACGAACAGCGACTTGGCGACCTGCGGCTGCGCGCCGAGCATGTCGATCAGGAAGCCGAGCGCGCCGAGGTTGCCGGCGAGACGGTCGAAGGTGCCGGACTGCACGACACCCTGCGGGTCCACTTCGGTGGCGATCAGGCCTTCGACGTCGTCGCGCATGCGCAGCAGCGCCTGCGTGGCCTGGTCCATGCCGAGCACGGACATCACGCCGCGCATCGACGACAGCTGGCCGGGCACCGGCATCAGCACGTCGCGTTCGGCGGGCTTGCGGAAGAACTGGTCGATCTGCTTCTCGACCTCGGCGAGCGAGGAGCGCAGCTCCTGCACGACGCTGCCCATGGTCTGGCGGTCGGACACGCGGCGGTACAGCTCCTCCATCCACGCTTCGAGCGGGTCGGGAGTCTGGCCGGAACGCACGCCGGCGATGCGCTGCGCGAGGCGGCGCACGCGCTGGGCCTGCTCGGGGTGGTCGAAGTCGGTGTCTTCGAGCGAGGACTCGAGGTACAGCACGCTGGTGGCGACTTCCATCGCGAGCGGCGTCTCGGGCGCGGCCCCGCTCTGCTGCGTCTGGAGGATGGCCTGCTGGAGTTCGTCGGCGAGCACCTCGCCGCTCGGGTAGAGGCGGCGCAGCGAATCGCCCACGAGCGAGAACTGCTCGGAGAGTCCGCCGAGGCGATGCATTTCACCGCCGGCAACGCCGGACCAGGCGTCCTTCGCGCTCGACACGCGCTTCTTCGCCTGCGCGACCCACGCGGGGTCGTAGCGGCCGAGGCGGCTGACTTCGTAGTCGACCGGCACGTGGGACTCGAGGTCGTAGGCCTGGCGCACGGCCGCGAGGCGCGGCGCACGGCCATCGGCCGGCGTGGGGGTCTGGGCGCAGAAGAACAGCAGGTCCTGCGCGAGGCGTTCGGAGACTTCGTTGTCGCCACGCTCGAAGATGCGCAGTTGCGCGAGCAGGCGCGAGGCCACGCGCTTGCCGAACACGTCGGCCTGCAGCAGGCCCTGGGCCTGCGACTGGAAGAAGGCGCCAGCGAGCTTCCACAGCGTGGACGCGGCGAGGTCGGACGCACCGGCACCGAGGCCCGCGCACAGGTCGCTCATGCGGCCCGCGGCGGTGGCCTGCTGGCCGCGCATCAGCAGCAGCATCTGCTGCTCCATCTCCGTGCGGGCGGACGCGTCGGCCGGGCGCGGGGTCACGCCCGGCTCGGACGGCACTTCACGCCACTGCCAGTCGAAGACCCACAGGTCGGCCGGGTGCACCCGGTCGGCACCGGCCACGGCCTGCACGTCGCGGTAGCGCGGGAACAGTGCGAGCGGCGAGAGCGGCTTGCCGGCGAGCAGGCGCTGCAGGTAGTCGAGCAGCGCGAAGGAGGTCTGTTCGATGACGTCGACGTCGGCCGAGGTCATCTTCTGCGGTTTCAGCACGAAGCGCTTGACCGCGGATTCGCTGGCGCGAAGCACGCTGGCCACGGCCGGCAGGCCGACGAGTTCGAGGGCACCCACGCCCTGGTGGATCTGCTGGTGCGCGGTGCGCAGCACGGCGGGATCGACGGCATCGACGTCGGAGCCGCTGACGGCCTCGGCATCCTTGACGAAGCGGCGAAGCGCCTTGTGGGCAGCCTCCAGGGAGCGGCGCAGTTCTTCCTGCACCCACGCCAGTGCGCTCAGGTCGTC
This genomic stretch from Piscinibacter gummiphilus harbors:
- a CDS encoding acyltransferase family protein, producing the protein MSAPSPRLLHLDALKALAAQAIVWHHLVSYGPIADTVQELMPEVTDLLFHHGRMAVQVFLVVGGFLSARALAPRREALQGSLAQVGLLIGRRWLRLALPFFAAVLLTLGCSALVADWLPDLVPHSVGLAQLLSHALLLHGVLGHESLTVGAWYVAIDLQLFALLLGLLWCAGRFRRSRWMAPVLVLAAVAASLWVFNRDPSLDNWAPYFFGAYGLGVLVHWLSASRWRERWLALLCAMVLAALAHDFRGRIALALVTALVLALLQWRHQGGRPLLPAGRPAALLGHLGTHSYALFLVHFPICLLVNGLFEQKDPTQQGAALMAIVSAWLLSNAAAVPFHRWVERPAGRLRWPRWGLQRA
- a CDS encoding class II aldolase/adducin family protein, producing the protein MPTRPAPRTEAEVRTDLAAAYRLAALAGWDDTIYTHLSAAVPGEPGVYLLNEFGLGFDEVCASNLVKVDVRGRVADGTGRRVNPSGFAIHGAIHVARPDVECVIHLHAPWGVSLSMLPDGLLPTSQWAMRLHGRLGRHAYEGLALGAEEQQRLVANLGTLDGLILENHGTLTVGRSVAEAFLLMHILERAARAQLRAMAATGGRVLTANPDLAALTHRQWVGDGTERDGDAEWPALLRRADRLSPGFRD
- a CDS encoding 4-oxalocrotonate tautomerase, with product MPTLRVELFEGRTPQQKAELAKELTEACVRVLGGSPDAVDILFFDVAKQDWSTGGVMWSDKGK
- a CDS encoding SDR family oxidoreductase codes for the protein MSHPSTVLITGCSSGFGLETARHFADQGWRVVATMRTPREDVLPRSDRIRILPLDVTDPGSIARCIDAAGPLDALVNNAGVGWLGPVEGITLAGVRDLFETNTFGTIAMTQAVLPQFRLRRSGVVVNVTSSVTLLPLPLLAVYTASKAAVNAFTESLALELAPFDVRVRLVLPGRAPGTSFGDNARRRMEGSDHGAYSDFRERVFAAVRDTSTPVTHAADVAEAVWHAVTDPSAPMRTPAGADALALAGR
- a CDS encoding AraC family transcriptional regulator, encoding MVDPLAEVVSLLQPTAPFSKLVVASAPWAVRRADTGRPFYFVVLEGGCRLHVDGPSGGASIPLDGGDFVLIPAARGFATSSRDREPPREGEAVTTPIAPMPGGARVGDPNGPVDARLLVGHCVFGSPDAALLVSLLPQWIHVRGDHRLSMLVQLVGEESRADRPARDIVLARLLEVLLIEALRSAAGTAGSAGLVRGLADSRLALALRCMHERPGAPWTIDELAREAAMSRSAFFERFSRTVGVAPMAYLLAWRMALAKQLLRQRELAIADIAERVGYSTVSTFGVAFTRHAGMPPGRYARTAAGDPGEAPAAA
- a CDS encoding DUF695 domain-containing protein encodes the protein MAVSPEIQAFWQAFLLAEDELKSRPLRERVERANEILERHVSGLALEVQGQESDAVHEITATAHGDLERFPLLLQLVAEAPPLEHHTVRAFRERTKNGEFGIRMGDFSLDTSDLLVACGEDDGRIALQIRFDVEVPDDMQDHAQQMAYILLDHVLGEYDFAVKVGAVDFTDDVPDLEAPWTPLESFARVFDAHWRDVLGRTGDFPDGEYEWSGVTLQANNDDAVDTLVVSINRSANAVAMRADLVHALTLDLPVPDSDALSAAHAFQDQAATVLEQSRLGILTLVVTRGGRRRAVYYVADVERARAALAPLLSRDGIAADTLDVEFDPAWSRYFEFAIYGN
- a CDS encoding GGDEF domain-containing protein, whose protein sequence is MSQLVDHLAEMTGFRDRDILDVTLVNALRDLLRPISVAIYRVVGERGQEHWITRARLGESDAVATADPVWADTESLPRLDLFPARVQAMAGETSVVTLPGSLSRSIFPVRTDREVVGVMEIESRTPLKDEDVRMVGSILRIYRNFQGLLDYSERDTLTGLLNRKTFDESFLKATNSPPMTEAMAVATSPDGRRHVASTHRYWLGVIDIDHFKSVNDNYGHLIGDEVLLLLSRLMRSSFRYHDRLYRFGGEEFVVLMRCATDDDARQALERMRANTKTYPFPQVGSITISIGFTEVKPGDTPSAAFERADKAVYFAKAHGRDQVQSHTDLVARGELEDGSKIGDVELF